In Fusobacterium sp. SYSU M8D902, the following are encoded in one genomic region:
- a CDS encoding formate--tetrahydrofolate ligase codes for MKTDIQIAQEAKIQNIMEIAKKIGLSEDSIEQYGKYKAKVNLEVLKELEAKKDGKLILVTAITPTPAGEGKSTVTVGLTQALNRLGKSSIAALREPSLGPVFGMKGGATGGGYSQVIPMEDINLHFTGDLHAIGVAHNLIAACIDNHINSGNALNIDLTKITWKRVVDMNDRALRDVVIGLGGKANGIPRESSFQITVASEIMAALCLANSLIDLKDKIKNMVFGYSRDGKALTVGELKIEGAVTALLKEALKPNLVQTLENTPVFIHGGPFANIAHGCNSILATKLALKLSDYAITEAGFAADLGAEKFLDIKCRKGNLKPNCVVIVATVRALKHHGGLKELSEESLEALEKGITNLDKHIENMKKYGLPVVVAINRFVSDTDRELKYIEEHCKKQEVPVALCDVWAKGGEGGIDLANQVLEQIEKGKDEYKPLYSLDLSIKEKIELIAKEIYGAEGVEFSSGAKKMLKTIDELGYGKLPVCMSKTQKSLSDNASLIGRPTGFTVTINELRISAGAGFIVAMAGDIIDMPGLPKKPAAELIDIDENGKIEGLF; via the coding sequence TTGAAGACTGATATTCAAATAGCACAGGAAGCAAAAATTCAAAATATTATGGAGATAGCTAAGAAGATAGGACTTAGTGAAGATAGTATTGAACAGTATGGAAAATACAAGGCTAAAGTAAATCTAGAGGTACTAAAAGAGTTAGAAGCTAAAAAAGATGGAAAATTAATATTGGTAACAGCAATTACTCCTACACCTGCTGGAGAGGGAAAATCAACAGTGACAGTTGGATTGACACAAGCTTTAAATAGACTTGGAAAATCATCTATAGCTGCACTTAGAGAACCATCATTGGGACCTGTCTTTGGAATGAAGGGGGGAGCTACTGGTGGAGGTTATTCTCAAGTTATTCCTATGGAGGATATAAATCTTCATTTTACAGGAGATCTTCATGCAATAGGTGTTGCACATAACTTGATTGCAGCTTGTATAGATAATCACATTAACTCAGGAAATGCTTTAAATATTGATTTAACAAAAATTACTTGGAAGAGAGTAGTTGATATGAATGATAGAGCATTGAGAGATGTAGTGATAGGTTTAGGTGGAAAAGCTAATGGAATTCCAAGAGAATCATCATTCCAAATCACAGTTGCTTCAGAGATAATGGCAGCTTTATGCTTAGCTAATTCACTTATAGATTTAAAAGATAAGATAAAAAATATGGTATTTGGTTATTCTAGAGATGGAAAAGCTCTGACAGTGGGAGAATTAAAAATAGAGGGAGCTGTAACAGCACTATTGAAAGAAGCTTTAAAACCAAATTTAGTACAGACATTAGAAAACACACCAGTATTTATTCACGGTGGACCATTTGCTAATATAGCTCATGGATGTAACTCGATACTTGCAACTAAGTTAGCATTGAAACTTTCAGATTATGCAATAACAGAAGCTGGATTTGCTGCAGATTTAGGAGCAGAGAAGTTTTTAGATATAAAGTGTAGAAAAGGAAATCTAAAACCTAATTGTGTTGTTATAGTTGCAACAGTTAGAGCTTTAAAACATCACGGTGGATTGAAGGAGCTTTCAGAGGAGAGTTTAGAAGCTTTAGAAAAAGGAATTACAAACTTAGATAAGCATATTGAGAATATGAAAAAATATGGTTTACCAGTAGTTGTAGCTATCAATAGATTTGTTAGTGATACAGATAGAGAGTTAAAATATATAGAGGAGCACTGTAAAAAGCAGGAAGTTCCAGTTGCCTTATGTGACGTTTGGGCAAAAGGTGGAGAGGGAGGAATTGACCTTGCCAACCAAGTACTAGAACAGATTGAAAAGGGAAAAGATGAGTATAAACCATTGTATTCATTGGATTTGAGTATAAAAGAGAAGATAGAACTGATAGCTAAAGAGATATATGGAGCTGAGGGTGTAGAGTTTAGCAGTGGAGCTAAAAAGATGCTAAAGACAATAGATGAGTTAGGATATGGAAAATTACCAGTTTGTATGTCAAAGACTCAAAAATCTTTATCAGATAATGCTTCACTAATAGGAAGACCAACAGGATTTACAGTGACTATAAATGAGTTAAGAATCTCAGCAGGAGCAGGATTTATTGTCGCTATGGCTGGAGATATAATAGATATGCCTGGACTACCTAAAAAACCAGCAGCAGAGTTGATAGACATAGATGAGAACGGGAAAATAGAAGGGCTATTTTAA
- the aroQ gene encoding type II 3-dehydroquinate dehydratase — MKIMILNGPNINFLGIREKEVYGHQNYADMCNYLKDIAESKGISLDIFQSNIEGEMINILQRAYFEKYDGIIINPGAYTHTSIALFDAIKSIEIPTLEVHLSNIHKREDFRKISYTAVACVGQISGLGVDSYVMGLEYFYRMFSKK, encoded by the coding sequence ATGAAGATAATGATATTAAATGGTCCAAATATAAATTTTTTAGGGATAAGAGAGAAGGAGGTGTATGGGCATCAAAATTATGCAGATATGTGTAATTATCTGAAAGATATAGCAGAGAGTAAAGGGATAAGTTTGGATATTTTTCAAAGTAATATTGAAGGTGAGATGATCAATATTTTACAAAGAGCATACTTTGAAAAATATGATGGGATAATTATAAATCCAGGAGCGTATACTCACACTTCCATAGCCTTATTTGATGCTATAAAAAGTATAGAGATTCCAACATTGGAGGTACACCTTTCAAATATCCATAAAAGAGAGGATTTTAGAAAAATATCTTATACAGCTGTAGCTTGTGTAGGTCAGATATCTGGGTTAGGTGTTGACAGTTATGTTATGGGGTTAGAGTATTTTTATCGTATGTTTAGTAAAAAGTAA
- the aroE gene encoding shikimate dehydrogenase: MSKYGLVGKKLGHSLSPLIHNYVFQKLNLSGEYSLYEIENEKDILKKLRAEDVVGFNITIPYKEVLLEELDYISEEAKKIGAINLVRIEDGKTYGYNSDYFGFIKMLEEHSVEISKKSCYVLGSGGAAKSVIVALNDLGAKEIVVVTRDIESKKAELKRKFKNIIVVSYEDIIGGEILINTTPVGMYPNTLNSPVTEDILKRFDVAIDLIYNPADTEFLKLAKKNGLKCVNGVSMLVNQAIKSDEIWKGIKVDRALVEELEELVEKELRGEKL; encoded by the coding sequence ATGAGTAAATATGGTCTTGTTGGAAAAAAATTGGGTCATTCACTATCACCATTGATTCACAACTATGTATTTCAAAAATTAAACTTGTCAGGAGAGTACTCTTTATATGAGATAGAGAATGAAAAAGATATTTTAAAAAAATTGAGAGCTGAAGATGTAGTAGGATTTAATATTACAATTCCGTACAAAGAGGTATTATTAGAGGAACTAGATTATATATCAGAAGAGGCTAAAAAGATAGGAGCTATCAATTTGGTAAGGATAGAAGATGGGAAAACTTATGGTTACAACAGTGATTATTTTGGATTTATAAAGATGTTAGAGGAGCACAGTGTAGAGATAAGTAAGAAGAGTTGCTATGTGTTGGGAAGTGGAGGAGCTGCCAAATCAGTAATTGTAGCTTTAAATGATCTAGGGGCTAAGGAGATAGTTGTTGTAACTAGAGATATAGAGAGCAAAAAAGCTGAATTAAAGAGAAAGTTTAAAAATATAATAGTAGTCTCTTATGAAGATATAATAGGAGGAGAGATTTTGATAAATACGACTCCAGTAGGAATGTATCCAAATACTCTTAATTCACCCGTAACTGAGGATATATTAAAACGTTTTGATGTGGCTATAGACTTAATATACAATCCAGCAGATACAGAATTTCTAAAATTGGCAAAAAAAAATGGATTAAAGTGTGTAAACGGGGTTTCAATGCTGGTAAACCAAGCTATAAAAAGTGATGAAATATGGAAAGGAATCAAGGTAGATAGAGCTTTGGTAGAGGAGTTAGAAGAGTTGGTAGAGAAGGAACTAAGAGGAGAAAAATTATGA